In Pseudemcibacter aquimaris, the sequence TGGCGAAGTTGATGTTGTTGTGACGGATGGTTTTACAGGGAACATCGCGCTAAAGACTGCTGAGGGAACCGCAAAAATGATTGCTAACCTTCTTAAGCGATCATTAAATGAATCTGTAATGTCAAAAATTGGTGCTGCTTTTGCAAGTTCATCACTCATGTCATTAAAAAATCATCTCGACCCTAATAATCATAATGGTGCCGTATTTATGGGACTAAATGGCCTTGTGATTAAAAGTCATGGTGGTGCATCGGCAAAAGGATTTGCTGCTGCGATTGGGGTGGCCGTTGATATGGCCGAAAATGACCTCGCGGGTAAAATTACCCGTGATCTTAAGAATTTTAATAGTACGATTGAAAATACCGAAGATGTCGACACGAACGAAACGGTTATTGAGATGAATATTAAGGAACAAAAGTAATGGCCGCCATCCGTTCGATTGTATCGGGCACTGGATCATACCTACCGGAAAAGATCTTAACCAATAAAAATATGGAAGAAATGGTCGATACATCCGACGAATGGATTATCGAAAGAACTGGCATTAAACAGCGCCATATCGCTGCTGATGATCAGGTGACTTCTGATCTTGCCGTGAACGCGGCGAACAATGCACTTGATGCGGCGGGAATGACTGCGGATGATATTGATTTAATCGTTGTGGCAACCTCATCAGCGGATCAAACATTTCCATCTACTGCGACAACAGTTCAAAGAAAACTGGGTATCACACGTGGTGCAGCATTTGATGTACAGGCGGTATGTTCGGGATTTGTATATGCACTGACAACAGCAGATAATTTTATCAAGGCTGGGCAGGCTCAAAATGTGCTTGTGATTGGTGCAGAAATTTTCTCGCGTCTTCTTGATTGGGAAGATAGAACAACCTGCGTTTTATTCGGTGATGGTGCTGGTGCTGTTGTTCTTTCTGCCAAAGAGGGCGAAGGTAACAACGACGATCAGGGTATTTTGGCGTCACGCATCCATTCAGACGGTCGTTATAATGAAATGCTTTATGTGGATGGCGGTGTTGCTTCCACGGGGACTATTGGTCATCTTAGAATGAGAGGGCGGGAAGTATTTCGTCACGCTGTAAAAAATCTTGCGTCCGTCGTTGGTGAGGTTCTTGGTGACACTGAAATGACATCAGATGATGTTGACTGGATTGTTCCGCATCAGGCAAATAAACGCATCCTTGATGGCACAGCAAGAAAACTTAAAATTGCACCGGAAAAGGTTGTTGTTACCGTAGATAAGCATGCCAATACATCGGCGGCTTCAATCCCATTAGCGCTCGATATCGCCGTAAGAGATGGCCGAATCACCCGTGGTGATGTGCTGATTCTTGAAGCGATGGGGGGCGGATTCACATGGGGTGCTTGCCTTCTTAGGTGGTAAAACTTTCCAAATAAGCCTCAAAAACCCGATTTTTCTGAAATTTTCCTTGTAAACTAGACCTTTAGGAAGATTACGCATCCCTTTGATATTGACCGATTAATTCTGCTGAAGTAGGCTAGGGAAAACAAAAGAGGCGAGAAACATGAGTGGAAAAACAGTAACAAGAGCTGATCTGATAGAAGCCGTTTATCAGGAAGTGGGACTATCCAGAAATGAATCTTCCGATCTGGTTGAAACGGTTTTGGATGAAATCGCATCGACGCTTACAAATGGGGATAATGTAAAAATTTCATCGTTTGGCAGCTTTATCGTTCGCGATAAAGGTGGTCGTGTTGGCCGCAATCCAAAAACGGGCGAAGAAGTTCCGATTGAACCAAGACGTGTACTGGTATTTAGACCGTCACAGGTTTTAAAAGATCGCGTTAGTAATTCTTAAATTACTAAACTTTTCATCTAAAAGCTAAATTCAATCATATGGGTTTAGCCAGAAAGAACTTGGGTTAAATGTCAGCTAGTAAACATGCAAAGTCACCAAATGCGTTCCGGACCATCAGCGAAGTTGCTGATAGCATCGGCATTCCGCAGCATGTTTTAAGGTTCTGGGAAAGTAAATTTAGCCAAATCAAACCAATGAAACGTGGCGGTGGCAGACGTTATTACCGTCCGGAAGATGTAGAAATCATCGAAGCCATCAGAAGGCTTTTGCACGATGATGGTTATACCATTAAGGGTGCGCAAAAATTATTACGTGAACATGGTGTAAAAGCCGTTATCAATCAGACGTATGCTCAAAGTACAACTGATGAAGAAGAGAGCACAACCGATAGCATCGCTGTTGCCAATAGTGATGATGTCAGTCTTGTATCAATCCGTGATAATCTTCAAGTCTCAAGAGATAAACTCAGAAAAGCTTTAAAAGCTTAATGTTTCACCAGATCATCCCAATTTACATATGCCATGTGATTTGGGGCCTCTGAATAATTTCCTATTATTTTACCTGAAATATAATCTAATTCAGTTTCTTTAATGATAATAAGTTCGTCTTTATGATCAACGCCGTCTAGTGAAAGTGCAATTTCCTCTTTCGCGCAAAGAGCGGCTAATTTATTGACTTTTTCAACGTAATTTTTTGCCAATTTTTCTTTGGGTGATGCGTTTAGATAAATTCCATCTAAACCACATTCTTTATAATAGTAAATTTCTGATGGTACTTTTTCGCATTCAATTACGACTTCCTTACAAAACTTTCTAAGTGAGGTGATGATTAAATGCATTCTTGCCTCTGGGAACCCTTCTGGAAATCCAACCAATTGGAATGTGATATAATTTCTAAGCGGTTCAGGGATATTTTGACAATGAAACAAAAATGTATGCAGGCGCGTTAAGTTAAAAAGCGTTTTATAATGTAATGGAATTGAAAATTTTGCCCTGAAATTATTGTTGAAGAATTCCTGCATCATATCGACAACTTCATCCAATAAAAGCTTGTCCAGTTCAATCATAGAGGCAAAACAAAATGGCGTTGATAAAGTCTTATAGCTTATTAACGAAGTTGTGTTTTCTGATTTATTCTTTTTATTTTTTCGAATACTGATCATAAATGTTGAAATGACATTGTTCTTCTTATCCCAAATCGGTTTATAGATCAGCTCAAACGGGCGTTCCTTTTTTGGCTTTATATGTGAAACAAAAGGCTCAAGTTTAGGAACAGAGGCATGTTCATTTGTAATGGGTTTTTCTTTTGTTTCTAACTTGCTGGAATATGCCACATCTTTAAAAAGAAGCTTACCATGCCTTTTACCAATAGCTGTTCTAAGTATCACATTTCTATCGTAACATTGTCCCAGAAACTTTTTTGAAATCCCTTTTAGAATGCTACCGCAAATTTGTTGACCATCGGCAGTTGTCTTAGATGTGAAGATTATGAGATGCTCTGTTTCTGACCTTGAAAAAAATATATCTTCGTCATCTGTGTGATATTTAATTCTTTCCATCAAAGTGGATAGAATTTTTTCTCTTTTACCATACCACGCCAGGCCGAGAGTTTCTTTAATATGCTGAAGACTTATTAAATGGACTTTACCAGAATCGAATAAATCACTTGCCGCGACGACTTTTTCAAAATTCTCAATATCGGAATAACGTGAATATGCCTTGCCCCCAATAAGACGGGAAAAAGCATTCATCGTTTTATTTGTTATATGATCAAATAGCTTTAGCATTTAATCTCAAAATCCTCAAAATTCGTATTTTCAGATTTTGGATGTTACTAAAGCTATTTTAAAATTAGCTTAAGGATTAGTTCAAATTGTAATAAAAACAATTAGTTATAATGTTGGTCTAATTCCCAGCGCCATTTGATTTAATCAGGCGTTCGATAACCTCATCCGAATAATCAAGGATCTCGCCAAAGCCAACGGCGATTTCACGACGACCCGCTGCATCATATTTATTGCTTGCGATAAGTTCTGCTTTTCGTTTTTTAAGTGCAAGATACTTATCAAGTGTGTCATCTTTATAGATCACAAATAATGTTAAACCATTTGTCTTTGATGCCGGGAAAAGATCGGTTACCAGAAAATCATTCTCACGGTAATATTCTACGCCATTACGCTCTGCGATGTGTTTTACCACAGGTTCCCATTTTGTCGCTTCCTCTTCTGTGAATAATTCACTAAGGCCTACTTGCTTAACCTCTAGGTTAACAACCTCG encodes:
- a CDS encoding beta-ketoacyl-ACP synthase III, with the protein product MAAIRSIVSGTGSYLPEKILTNKNMEEMVDTSDEWIIERTGIKQRHIAADDQVTSDLAVNAANNALDAAGMTADDIDLIVVATSSADQTFPSTATTVQRKLGITRGAAFDVQAVCSGFVYALTTADNFIKAGQAQNVLVIGAEIFSRLLDWEDRTTCVLFGDGAGAVVLSAKEGEGNNDDQGILASRIHSDGRYNEMLYVDGGVASTGTIGHLRMRGREVFRHAVKNLASVVGEVLGDTEMTSDDVDWIVPHQANKRILDGTARKLKIAPEKVVVTVDKHANTSAASIPLALDIAVRDGRITRGDVLILEAMGGGFTWGACLLRW
- a CDS encoding integration host factor subunit alpha, yielding MSGKTVTRADLIEAVYQEVGLSRNESSDLVETVLDEIASTLTNGDNVKISSFGSFIVRDKGGRVGRNPKTGEEVPIEPRRVLVFRPSQVLKDRVSNS